The genomic region CCGAACTTAGTTGTCGATCGCCCGATCGTTCCAGAGTTACTTCAAGATCGAGCCACACCGGAAAATATTACCCAACAAGCTTTAGAATTGCTGCTCAACCCAACTCGCCGCCAGCAAGTTTTAACAGACTATCAGCAAATGCGATCGCTTCTAGGAGAAACAGGCGTAGGCGATCGTGCTGCTACAGAGATATTGCAAATGTTGTTAGCCAGGAGTCGGGAGTCGGTACGGGCGGGTTTAGAAACCCGCCCGTACGGGAGTCGGGAAGAAGGAGATAAGGGAGACAAGGAAGACAAGCGAGAGCTGGGAGAGCTGTAGGGCGTAGACGCGAAGCGGCTTCTCGAAGAATAGCCCTTCTCGAAGAATGGGAGCGATCGGGAGCAATTCTGGTTCCACTAGCCACACCTCCCACACTTCCCACACCCTTTCTTCGCTACTCGCGACTCACTTTCTACTCATATCTAGCTGATTGTGCCAGAATCGGTGGCGATAAGGTATTGGCGATCGGTGAGAGCAAGAAAGTTTATGGTTTATGGCTATGACTGGCGATTCTGAAATGTTGCTAGAAGCAACAAAAACAGCACTACAACAAGAAGACTATCAAGGGGCGATCGCTCATTTAGAAATCCTCTGTCAGACAGAAAATATTTCCATCGCCGAGCAACAAACTCAGTTAGCTAGCCCTGACAGCGACATCGATTATCTACTAACTCTTTGCCGATTCTTATCCCAAAGTAGCAATAGTTCTCAAATTCGAGATTGGGCAACCCATTTAAGCACTGAATTGTCTGCTATGGCTATTGAGAATAGGCAGCAGGGAAGAGAGCTGAGGCGGCTGAGGGAGAGAATACTACGAACCCCACATTCTATACCCCACACGCCACATCTTTCTTCCTTCACTACTCCCTACTCCCTGCTCCCTGCTCCCTTTCGACAAGCACAACGAGCGCAACGCTGGCAGCCATTACCAACTGTTAATTTGATTCCATTTTGGTTGTTACAGTGCGGTAGTGCGATCGCTCTATTTTGGTCAATCCAACAACTCATTGAGTTGGCGATGGGATTGACTAACGATTTATTGGTAAAACTCCCCTATCTAGAACCGTTTCAGCCGTTCTATCACGACCATACTACCAAGATCGTATTCGTATTGGTGCTGTTGCTAGCCCTATCCCCTTGGTTGATAGATGGGTTACTCAGATGGTGGCACGGGCTTCAACACCTATCTCTGGAAACTTTGGAAATTTCTAGCCCAGAAGCTAGCAGGCTGCTACAGCGCTCTTGTCGCCAGCACCACTATCGTTTACCTCAGTTGCGCGTGCTACCTACAGCCGTGCCTCTGATTTTCACTTATGGCAACTTGCGCCGCACGGCAAGAATAGTTGTCAGTCAAGGTCTGCTAGAGCAACTCGCAGATGATGAAATTGCCGCTATTTATGCAACGCAATTAGGGCAGATAGCTAATTGGGATTTTATCGTTTTATCTCAATTTATATTAGTTACTCAGTTACCCTACATAACCTATTCCCAGTTATCGGAGTGGGGCAACAAGATATCGAATAAAACTCTACAAGCCTTTATCGCGATCGCTGCTAACTTTGCTTATGGACTGTGGTTGCTTCTGCGTTTACCTGCGTTTTGGCTCTCTCAGTTACGCATATACTACAGCGATCGCCTTGCCGCAGAATTAACTGGCAATCCTAACGCCCTCAGTCGCGCCATACTCAAAATTGCCCGTGGTGTGGCTCAAGATATTCAACAGCAAGGACATACCAGTTGGTTGCTAGAAGGTTGGGACTTACTCGCAATTATCAGCTACAAACAAGCGATCTCCCTGAGCAATCTCCATTCATTACCCGAATTAGAGGCAGCTTTAGCCTGGGACTGCACGAATCCTTTGCGCTACTGGCTCAGCATCAACGAAACTCATCCCTCAATTGGCGATCGCCTCCAACGGCTGAATCAAATTGCCCACTTTTGGCGCTTGGATACTGAATTAAATTTACGAGTGAGTCGGGAGCCGGGAGTCGGGAGTTGGAGAAGAGAGCAGAAGAAGCTGAGGAAGTTGAGGCAGAGAATAACACAAACTCTACACCCTACACCCTACACCCCACACCCCACACCCTTCTTTCTTCACGACTCACTGCTATTACAAACTGCTCCCTACTGGGGAATTCTCCTCGGTGCTGCTTTTAGCAGTTTTATGTGGCTGATTGGATGGCTCGGCGGTTACTGGTTGGGTAATCCTTACTTAGCTTGGATGTGGGGCGATCGGTGGATCGTGCGCGGTAGCTTGGCGATTGGCTTGAGCCTCGGTATTTTTCTGCGGCTAAATGCTTTATTTCCAGAAACAAAGTCTACCAGCTTACTCAATCGTCCCAATCTTGCCGAGCTGTTGTCTAATCCCTATTTATTACCAGTTGTCCCGCAGGCTCTCCGCCTCCAAGGTAAGTTGTTAGGACGGCGCGGTATTGGCAACTGGTTCGGACAAGATTTACTGCTGCATTTACCAACTGGCTTAGTCAAGCTGCATCATGCTTCTTGGCTGGGACCCCTCGGCTGTCTTTTGCTTAGACCCTCTAC from Chroococcidiopsis sp. SAG 2025 harbors:
- a CDS encoding M48 family metallopeptidase produces the protein MTGDSEMLLEATKTALQQEDYQGAIAHLEILCQTENISIAEQQTQLASPDSDIDYLLTLCRFLSQSSNSSQIRDWATHLSTELSAMAIENRQQGRELRRLRERILRTPHSIPHTPHLSSFTTPYSLLPAPFRQAQRAQRWQPLPTVNLIPFWLLQCGSAIALFWSIQQLIELAMGLTNDLLVKLPYLEPFQPFYHDHTTKIVFVLVLLLALSPWLIDGLLRWWHGLQHLSLETLEISSPEASRLLQRSCRQHHYRLPQLRVLPTAVPLIFTYGNLRRTARIVVSQGLLEQLADDEIAAIYATQLGQIANWDFIVLSQFILVTQLPYITYSQLSEWGNKISNKTLQAFIAIAANFAYGLWLLLRLPAFWLSQLRIYYSDRLAAELTGNPNALSRAILKIARGVAQDIQQQGHTSWLLEGWDLLAIISYKQAISLSNLHSLPELEAALAWDCTNPLRYWLSINETHPSIGDRLQRLNQIAHFWRLDTELNLRVSREPGVGSWRREQKKLRKLRQRITQTLHPTPYTPHPTPFFLHDSLLLQTAPYWGILLGAAFSSFMWLIGWLGGYWLGNPYLAWMWGDRWIVRGSLAIGLSLGIFLRLNALFPETKSTSLLNRPNLAELLSNPYLLPVVPQALRLQGKLLGRRGIGNWFGQDLLLHLPTGLVKLHHASWLGPLGCLLLRPSTDPSDLIGRHVILTGWFRRGATTWIDIEILRTQAGKTSTSSHQGWSIALAIAATIWGVYVIVKGGSY